One segment of Megachile rotundata isolate GNS110a chromosome 4, iyMegRotu1, whole genome shotgun sequence DNA contains the following:
- the LOC105664050 gene encoding sperm flagellar protein 2 gives MQTSNRATKERSEMGEIMKNWIQARLGAMIDLSPDMFGHYTRDGTLLAQILHSYDIINRDQLETIAHTQDPALCRVNLKHLKFWLRFLGIDCDDESIAEISCGKGATSLRLFYKLYLCLEGKDRLHFITLQKEREKFVPTSKKFEVTTVCEDPPPYEPPDHPLCAKLCRGIDETRRFEAPSLLRKLRRKREIPEEPWKSYSLVRPVEQCETSQPSDDSWKKQIEELDRFARARRVRVKRFETFEEEERALTEERNRFASELERLMEDGEDPRTGQAYVERLKNRAKRAATVAALETRTQKTFLRELWERMEKKQDRAFDEAIARRSLDQSRYEKQMVSKLCEVREQKNAMAENRRIVEHMTLKASELEHRASIELEKDVASKRQKDAEIECERMCELRRRLVEEKIRKIKTNHYVMCLRVVQDLMSVALNVGEYRRVNDGNVSQSLLDEWKKMFVEQQPIVDETFEKLDESEEDRDSEYREWCASIERAEALRDILLEDYLQVNPPWREFSLMLDEEERETYELGRVVLGYAVHRLLNALYPRPPNRAQHLLSKFKSAAILLGVADSELHRSIRTLLERNGVHLVRIEDAINYCLGRYKDEMSDVEYIDSRVIAATGEAARKFREYLSDRMSTTSKAKSGSSRTRTDEKESRTRQDKETQTPRELPYDDLHPVLTDAAYIGKWVYEFLALGEPISDQLLTKVLVEYLKSVTDAKRWALIDYPNTYEQMSLLEAALTGVAPPPDPKQLDFRDVTIEEIESVPKRIVFEDEEDPFAPKRRSKLVPDPVVNRDTSNVAKSTFVDLFVRVAAKPKNFRPDCSYESVSKSASSIDRFYASRKRANAYALYYSSLDSDALKRLARLVIGEPLQGKPSEELFGDALKELETDTGQRTVGVSRAPVVRRLLDEADALEADYEDERLSMDYFRPDWTIEPGEARPGDPNWQWVDFPLAAGLLENLANVWEKMEIAYTESVREMLYLKSVRVARIVPYRDIVGRNMNDFVRRPDKKQDLLYDFHKAFNAIDPDARHDADVKCELHRRVADFQATLWDICDERKREAETERRRLIDDGWTVLEASILHNVFVGLVQAELDRFVDTMRFVEDYYLGMLKKPLADTTSPKHVLNRIEADPSEPLRFEERPAPEGSRENIERIDRKSERSGRKTTTTIEAPPPAVDRELLRRQIDDALIDEKNRFREAEDCCAFRGILENARYARSVVDALSATANELVKRERLGKHTLTDSDDSIVARMATRGEDLLSEWKYAVAFETNRVRSMLDSVIGVARIDLLFLLDTAQRTFGDIHDAIVGRYQREANSVAEMGTVFRFAIEEGRIIENEILLEDGEFVVRSNVFVTKVVPTKRQSVAAREPMSSWRFRVIDLARLTEIFQRVAPYGTVSERAFVYILQDLVGHGREEGESMLLPCSWYQLRGSQVSELVHCLFGDVDHIDWRQLIVYAMELPWPSQQDLLIARDRFRAQDPESRETVTRAQYHRTALWFLDRALTDTEHHHDLLQDDFQWTVDRPDEEEPYRSCRDDGDSMISKLGKGSGYDARLPSIFEDEMFRRTFAKELLCRMYAVDRRTINYTALLLVFCKDDDPREGFGKAVTLALGNRVCTDEEEGERYVQEIYERKRLGLSWQTVSRSEALEVARRILDRLVDRATTSLSENESEDESAKVSRASLASSYFSNIEFEGEAISFVESSTSAERDKEAIVYWLSLDLCLTVLAATLPWHALRPEIFGNHSNLRDRLSAVYEELRDEHLNERKNVALAHRLLNHEFMKRLLNSVSNFTVKNIGDTVKKILRAGERT, from the exons ATGCAAACGTCGAATCGAGCGACGAAAGAGCGATCAGAAATGGGCGAAATCATGAAGAATTGGATACAGGCGAGGTTGGGAGCGATGATCGATCTGTCGCCGGACATGTTCGGTCATTACACCAGAGACGGCACGCTTTTGGCGCAAATTCTGCACAGCTACGACATAATAAACCGCGACCAGTTGGAAACGATCGCGCACACGCAGGATCCGGCTCTGTGCAGAGTGAATCTGAAACATCTAAAGTTTTGGCTGCGGTTCTTGGGCATCGACTGCGACGACGAGAGCATCGCGGAGATCTCTTGCGGCAAGGGTGCGACGTCGTTGCGACTCTTCTACAAGCTCTACCTGTGTCTCGAGGGCAAAGACAGGTTGCATTTTATCACGCTGCAGAAGGAGAGGGAAAAGTTTGTGCCCACGTCGAAGAAATTCGAGGTGACCACCGTGTGCGAGGACCCTCCCCCGTACGAGCCTCCGGATCATCCGTTGTGCGCTAAGCTCTGCAGAGGAATAGACGAGACGCGAAGGTTCGAGGCTCCCTCGTTGCTTCGGAAGCTCCGCCGGAAACGGGAGATACCGGAGGAGCCTTGGAAATCGTACTCGCTCGTTCGACCGGTCGAGCAATGCGAG ACATCTCAGCCGTCGGACGATAGCTGGAAGAAGCAGATCGAGGAACTGGATCGATTCGCTCGCGCGCGACGCGTGCGAGTAAAAAGGTTCGAGACGTTCGAGGAAGAGGAGCGTGCGTTGACGGAGGAGAGAAACAGGTTCGCGTCGGAGTTGGAGAGACTGATGGAGGACGGGGAAGATCCGCGTACGGGGCAAGCGTACGTGGAACGGTTGAAAAATCGGGCGAAACGCGCGGCGACCGTTGCCGCTCTCGAGACGCGTACGCAAAAGACGTTCTTGCGGGAGCTTTGGGAACGAATGGAAAAAAAGCAGGATCGGGCGTTCGACGAAGCGATCGCGAGACGCAGCTTGGATCAATCGCGATACGAGAAGCAGATGGTGAGCAAGTTGTGCGAGGTGCGCGAGCAAAAGAACGCGATGGCTGAAAATCGAAGGATCGTCGAGCACATGACGCTGAAGGCGAGCGAACTCGAGCATCGGGCTAGTATAGAGCTGGAGAAGGACGTCGCGTCCAAGAGGCAAAAGGACGCGGAGATCGAGTGCGAGAGGATGTGCGAGCTTCGACGAAGGCTCGTCGAGGAGAAGATTCGAAAGATAAAGACGAATCACTACGTTATGTGTCTCCGAGTGGTACAAGATCTGATGAGCGTCGCGTTGAACGTCGGCGAGTATCGACGAGTGAACGACGGGAACGTCTCGCAGTCGCTTCTCGACGAATGGAAAAAGATGTTTGTCGAGCAACAGCCGATCGTCGACGAGACGTTCGAGAAGCTCGACGAATCGGAGGAAGACCGAGATTCGGAGTATCGAGAATGGTGCGCGAGCATCGAGAGAGCCGAGGCGCTTCGCGACATCCTTCTCGAGGATTATCTGCAGGTGAATCCGCCGTGGAGGGAGTTCAGCCTGATGCTCGACGAGGAGGAACGCGAAACGTACGAGCTCGGTCGCGTGGTACTCGGTTACGCGGTGCATCGTCTCTTGAACGCTCTCTACCCTCGGCCGCCGAACCGCGCGCAACATTTGCTCTCGAAATTTAAAAGCGCCGCGATTCTGCTCGGCGTCGCCGACTCGGAGCTGCATCGATCGATTCGAACGCTGCTCGAGAGGAACGGTGTTCACTTGGTGCGGATCGAGGACGCGATCAACTACTGTCTCGGCAGGTACAAGGACGAGATGTCGGACGTAGAGTACATCGATTCGAGGGTGATCGCCGCGACCGGCGAGGCAGCGAGAAAGTTTCGCGAGTACCTCTCGGACCGAATGTCGACGACCTCGAAGGCGAAAAGCGGATCATCGCGAACACGGACGGACGAGAAGGAATCGAGAACGCGACAGGACAAGGAGACGCAAACGCCGCGAGAGTTACCGTACGACGATCTGCATCCGGTGCTCACCGACGCCGCTTATATCG GTAAGTGGGTGTACGAGTTTCTCGCGTTGGGCGAACCGATCAGCGACCAACTGCTCACCAAGGTTCTCGTCGAGTATCTGAAGAGCGTGACGGACGCGAAACGCTGGGCCCTGATCGATTATCCGAACACGTACGAGCAAATGTCTTTGTTGGAAGCGGCCCTGACGGGCGTAGCGCCGCCACCCGACCCGAAGCAGCTCGATTTCCGGGACGTGACGATCGAGGAGATCGAGTCGGTGCCAAAGAGGATCGTTTTCGAGGACGAGGAAGATCCGTTCGCGCCGAAAAG ACGATCGAAACTGGTGCCCGATCCGGTGGTTAACCGAGACACGAGCAACGTCGCCAAGTCCACGTTCGTCGACTTGTTTGTCAGAGTGGCGGCGAAACCGAAGAATTTCCGACCGGATTGTTCGTACGAATCGGTGAGTAAGAGCGCGTCGTCGATCGATAGGTTTTACGCTTCTCGCAAACGCGCGAACGCGTACGCGCTCTATTATTCGAGCTTGGACTCGGACGCGCTGAAGAGACTGGCACGGTTAGTGATCGGCGAACCGCTGCAAGGAAAACCGTCCGAGGAGTTGTTCGGCGACGCGTTGAAAGAGCTAGAGACCGATACGGGACAGCGGACGGTCGGCGTTTCCAGGGCGCCGGTGGTTCGACGTCTTTTGGACGAGGCCGATGCGCTCGAGGCGGATTACGAGGACGAACGGCTCTCGATGGACTATTTCCGACCGGACTGGACGATCGAGCCAGGCGAAGCTAGACCCGGTGATCCTAACTGGCAGTGGGTCGATTTTCCGTTGGCCGCCGGTCTCTTGGAAAATTTGGCCAACGTATGGGAGAAGATGGAAATCGCGTATACGGAGAGCGTCAGGGAGATGCTGTACCTGAAGAGCGTTCGCGTGGCGCGAATCGTTCCGTATCGAGACATCGTCGGCAGAAACATGAACGATTTCGTTAGACGACCGGACAAAAAGCAGGATCTGTTGTACGATTTTCACAAAGCTTTCAACGCCATCGACCCGGACGCTCGTCACGACGCGGACGTCAAGTGCGAGCTGCATCGACGCGTGGCCGATTTTCAAGCGACGCTCTGGGACATTTGCGACGAGAGGAAACGAGAAGCGGAAACGGAAAGAAGGCGGTTGATCGACGATGGCTGGACCGTCCTCGAGGCCTCGATTCTGCACAACGTTTTCGTGGGTCTCGTACAGGCCGAACTGGATCGTTTCGTCGACACGATGCGCTTCGTGGAGGATTATTACTTGGGTATGCTGAAGAAACCGCTGGCGGATACCACGAGCCCGAAGCACGTCTTGAACAGGATAGAGGCGGACCCGAGCGAACCGCTGCGATTCGAGGAACGACCCGCGCCAGAAGGGTCCCGAGAGAATATCGAGCGAATCGATCGAAAGAGCGAACGATCCGGAAggaagacgacgacgacgatcgaGGCACCGCCGCCTGCCGTCGACCGCGAGCTTCTTCGCCGGCAGATCGACGACGCGTTGATCGACGAAAAGAATCGATTTCGAGAGGCGGAGGACTGTTGCGCGTTCCGGGGGATCTTGGAGAACGCGCGTTACGCGAGAAGCGTCGTCGACGCGTTGTCCGCGACGGCGAACGAACTCGTAAAGAGGGAGCGACTAGGCAAACATACGCTCACCGATTCGGACGATTCGATCGTCGCGAGGATGGCCACGAGGGGCGAAGATCTCCTCTCGGAATGGAAGTACGCGGTCGCGTTCGAGACGAATCGGGTTCGTTCGATGCTCGACTCCGTGATCGGCGTGGCCCGAATCGACTTGCTCTTTCTGTTGGACACCGCGCAGCGGACTTTCGGCGATATTCACGACGCCATCGTGGGCAG GTATCAACGAGAGGCGAATAGCGTGGCCGAGATGGGAACCGTGTTCCGTTTCGCGATCGAGGAGGGCAGAATAATCGAGAACGAGATACTGTTGGAGGACGGCGAATTCGTGGTTAGGTCGAACGTGTTCGTGACCAAGGTCGTACCGACGAAGCGGCAGAGCGTCGCCGCGAGGGAACCGATGTCCAGTTGGCGGTTTCGCGTGATCGATCTCGCTCGACTGACCGAGATCTTCCAGAGAGTCGCGCCCTACGGAACCGTGTCGGAGCGCGCGTTCGTCTACATTCTGCAGGACCTGGTCGGCCACGGCCGCGAGGAAGGAGAATCGATGCTGCTTCCTTGCTCGTGGTATCAGCTTCGAGGCAGCCAAGTTTCCGAGTTGGTCCATTGCCTGTTCGGCGACGTCGATCACATCGATTGGCGACAATTGATCGTTTACGCGATGGAACTTCCTTGGCCGAGCCAGCAAGATCTGTTGATCGCCAGAGATCGGTTCCGTGCTCAGGATCCCGAGTCGAGGGAAACGGTGACTCGCGCTCAGTATCATCGGACGGCTCTGTGGTTTCTGGACCGCGCGCTAACGGACACCGAGCATCACCACGACCTTCTTCAGGACGATTTCCAATGGACCGTCGATCGGCCGGACGAGGAGGAGCCGTATCGTTCGTGTCGGGACGACGGCGATTCGATGATCTCGAAGCTCGGGAAGGGCTCGGGTTACGACGCGAGATTGCCGTCCATCTTCGAGGACGAAATGTTCAGGCGAACGTTCGCCAAAGAGCTGCTCTGTCGCATGTACGCGGTCGATCGACGCACGATCAACTACACCGCGTTGTTGTTGGTCTTTTGCAAAGACGACGATCCCAGAGAAGGTTTCGGGAAGGCGGTCACGCTGGCGCTGGGAAACAGAGTGTGCACCGACGAGGAGGAAGGCGAGAGATACGTTCAAGAAATTTACGAGCGGAAGCGTCTCGGTCTGTCTTGGCAAACGGTCTCCCGTAGCGAAGCTCTCGAG GTGGCGAGACGGATTCTCGATCGATTGGTCGATCGAGCGACGACGTCGCTCTCGGAGAACGAATCGGAGGACGAATCGGCAAAGGTATCTCGCGCATCGCTCGCGTCCTCGTACTTTTCGAACATCGAGTTCGAGGGCGAAGCGATCTCGTTCGTCGAATCGTCGACGAGCGCCGAACGGGACAAGGAAGCGATCGTTTACTGGCTTTCCCTGGACCTTTGCCTC ACGGTGCTGGCCGCGACCCTCCCCTGGCATGCGTTGCGACCGGAGATCTTCGGAAACCATAGCAATCTTCGCGATCGCTTGTCCGCCGTGTACGAGGAGTTGAGGGACGAACACTTGAACGAGCGGAAGAACGTCGCGTTGGCGCATCGACTGTTGAATCACGAGTTTATGAAGCGCTTGTTGAACAGCGTCAGCAATTTCACCGTCAAGAATATCGGGGACACGGTTAAAAAAATCTTGCGAGCCGGCGAACGAACgtaa
- the LOC100883641 gene encoding beta-1,4-N-acetylgalactosaminyltransferase bre-4 has product MTAAAAVAPWHRAHFYKAIVCVVLALIAIQYLLSGVIDRRSIETIFTINATRYADRTYRHHPRGLIIYGPVTVSSIPASSNATASTFLWAGKANSNNVSKLDTGFPTRNAYIVGSSLESSTANSTNGTAMQQCPLIPPNLVGPLAVSKSPPEMSQMEKQFSEVKPGGRGYPSDCLARYRVAIIVPFRDRPQHLQALLYNLHPMLLRQQIDYQIFIVEQKGSEAFNRAMLMNVGYVEALKERPFDCFIFHDVDLLPEDDRNLYTCPEQPRHMSVAVDKFKYRLPYADLFGGVSAMSRDHFRLVNGFSNVYWGWGGEDDDMANRIKAHGLHISRYPANVARYKMLTHKKEKANPKRYEYLKTGKKRFTTDGLSNLQYELVDKQKPKLYTWLLVKLTPPQPS; this is encoded by the exons ATGACTGCGGCCGCAGCCGTGGCACCGTGGCATCGTGCCCACTTTTACAAGGCGATCGTCTGCGTCGTCCTCGCCCTGATTGCCATTCAGTATTTACTTAGCGGCGTTATCGATCGTCGATCCATCGAGACCATTTTCACGATTAACGCTACCAG GTACGCGGATCGTACGTACAGGCACCATCCTCGTGGACTGATCATTTACGGCCCCGTTACGGTATCGAGCATACCCGCTAGCAGTAATGCGACTGCCTCGACTTTCTTATGGGCTGGCAAAGCTAATTCCAACAACGTCTCGAAACTGGACACCGGTTTTCCCACTCGAAACGCGTACATCGTTGGAAGCTCGCTAGAATCCTCGACCGCGAATTCGACGAACGGCACCGCGATGCAACAATGCCCGCTCATTCCTCCGAATCTGG TTGGACCGCTGGCGGTTAGCAAGTCACCGCCGGAAATGTCGCAGATGGAAAAGCAGTTCTCCGAGGTGAAACCGGGCGGCAGAGGTTACCCGAGCGATTGCCTCGCGAGGTATCGCGTTGCCATTATCGTTCCGTTTCGAGATCGACCGCAGCATCTTCAGGCGTTGCTCTACAACCTCCACCCGATGTTGCTGCGTCAGCAGATCGACTATCAAATATTCATAGTCGAACAAAAAG GCAGCGAAGCCTTTAATCGCGCGATGTTGATGAACGTGGGATACGTGGAAGCCTTGAAGGAACGGCCTTTCGACTGCTTCATTTTTCACGACGTTGACCTGCTTCCGGAGGACGATAGAAATCTGTACACGTGTCCGGAGCAACCGAGGCACATGTCGGTCGCGGTGGACAAGTTCAAATACAG GCTACCGTACGCCGATTTGTTCGGCGGCGTGTCGGCGATGTCGCGCGACCACTTTCGTCTGGTGAACGGGTTCAGTAACGTGTATTGGGGTTGGGGCGGCGAAGACGACGATATGGCGAACCGTATCAAAGCGCACGGGCTTCATATATCGCGGTATCCCGCCAACGTGGCGCGCTACAAGATGCTCACGCACAAGAAGGAAAAGGCTAATCCAAAGAG GTACGAGTACCTGAAGACGGGAAAGAAGAGATTTACCACGGACGGACTGAGCAATCTCCAATACGAGCTGGTCGACAAGCAAAAGCCGAAATTGTACACGTGGTTGCTGGTAAAGTTAACGCCTCCTCAGCCCAGCTGA